A genome region from Methylobacterium sp. FF17 includes the following:
- a CDS encoding PhoH family protein gives MKRRRTRLELVEDRPVRLHKTRFDEERHLSPIQPLTDRQAQYLDALALHKQVIVLGPAGTGKTFIAGTRAADQLRQRRIGKVIITRPNVPSGRSLGFFPGTLEEKIAPWVAPLTETMKERMGEAAFEIAVKTGDIEVVPFEVMRGRTFKNCLVILDEAQNTTTAEIKMFLTRIGDDCQVIINGDVSQTDLRETSGLRTVIHLIKSRMMPIPVVEFTLDDIVRSGICAEWVRAFEETNL, from the coding sequence ATGAAGAGACGCCGCACACGACTTGAACTCGTCGAGGACCGCCCGGTCCGGCTGCACAAGACCCGCTTCGACGAGGAGCGCCACTTAAGTCCGATCCAACCCCTCACCGACCGCCAGGCGCAGTACCTCGACGCCCTCGCCCTTCACAAGCAGGTGATCGTTCTCGGCCCCGCCGGCACCGGCAAGACCTTCATCGCCGGCACCCGCGCCGCCGACCAGCTCCGCCAGCGCCGCATCGGCAAGGTCATCATCACCCGGCCGAACGTGCCCTCGGGCCGCTCCCTCGGCTTCTTCCCCGGCACCCTCGAGGAAAAGATCGCCCCCTGGGTCGCGCCGCTGACCGAGACCATGAAGGAGCGCATGGGCGAGGCCGCGTTCGAGATCGCGGTGAAGACCGGCGACATCGAGGTGGTGCCCTTCGAGGTGATGCGCGGACGCACCTTCAAGAACTGTCTCGTGATCCTCGACGAAGCGCAGAACACCACCACGGCCGAGATCAAGATGTTCCTCACCCGCATCGGAGACGATTGCCAGGTGATCATCAACGGCGACGTCTCGCAGACGGACCTGCGCGAGACCTCGGGGCTGCGCACCGTGATTCACCTCATCAAGAGCCGCATGATGCCGATCCCCGTGGTGGAATTTACCCTCGACGACATCGTGCGCTCGGGAATTTGTGCTGAGTGGGTGCGGGCTTTCGAGGAAACGAATCTCTGA
- a CDS encoding LysE family translocator has protein sequence MTLQTWWLFLSAVFLLSGTPGPNMLHILTRSVRVGFRRSTAAMAGCLSAVILVLLASAAGLSAALLASPTLFEGLRYAGVAYLLFLGLRAWRGGDAAGPIAAGAARATDRISLPRLYRDGLLVGLSNPKLLLFSSAFLPQFVDPAHPQGPQFAILIATFAGVELFWFGVYAAGGRRLAASLTRPALARTFDRITGTIFLGFGAMLLGAR, from the coding sequence ATGACCCTGCAGACCTGGTGGCTGTTCCTCAGCGCCGTCTTCCTGCTCTCGGGCACGCCCGGCCCGAACATGCTCCACATCCTAACCCGCAGCGTCCGCGTCGGTTTTCGGCGCAGCACCGCCGCCATGGCGGGCTGCCTCAGCGCCGTCATCCTCGTGCTTCTGGCCTCGGCGGCGGGCCTCAGCGCCGCCCTGCTGGCGTCGCCCACCCTGTTCGAGGGCCTGCGCTATGCCGGCGTCGCCTATCTCCTGTTCCTCGGCCTCCGGGCCTGGCGGGGCGGTGACGCGGCCGGCCCGATCGCGGCGGGTGCCGCTCGCGCGACGGACCGGATTTCCCTGCCGCGCCTCTATCGCGACGGGCTCCTCGTCGGCCTGAGCAATCCGAAATTGCTGTTGTTTTCGAGTGCCTTCCTGCCGCAATTCGTCGACCCCGCGCATCCGCAGGGCCCGCAATTCGCGATCCTGATCGCGACCTTCGCAGGCGTCGAGCTGTTCTGGTTCGGGGTCTATGCCGCCGGCGGCCGCCGGCTTGCCGCGTCCCTGACCCGTCCGGCGCTGGCGCGGACCTTCGACCGGATCACCGGAACCATCTTCCTGGGCTTCGGCGCGATGCTGCTCGGCGCCCGCTGA